The genome window atgggctcaaaaatctaccctaaggttcacgagaaccctagggccttctttagtagctctaacctaagcctcttggagtcttctatccaatacccttggggggtaggattgcatcactaacAGTCACCAATGATGTTTTATGGTAGTGAATGTTGGGCTGTGAAATTCAAACAAGAACCAAAAATATTGTATCAGAGATTGAAATGCTAAGGGGGATGATTGTACATCTAAGAAAAGATAAGAATTGGATCATAAATCTTTGGAAGCAGTGTTATCAATGGAGGATGGTGGAATATGGTAGAAGGCCAAAATTCCACCATATAAACACATCATTGTGACCAATGGCACAGTGCTAGAGTAGGCCTTCCTTCACTAATTTATATGGCAGTTGCCAAAAATCTGCCATGCTATTCTGACAAGGCGCTGCCATTTAATAAAACTGTTTGGAAGGAAGTTCAAGTAGCACCTACTAAGGAGGAGATGATGAGATGTTGTCTAAAATCTAAATAGAAAAAGACAAATACAAGTTCCAGTGACAAAAACATAAATCTAATGGAATATATTTCAACTAAAAATGGCAGATGTAAAAACACAAGGAGAAACCATTATAAGCTGAAATGTAAAAACACAAATCAAATAGCATATTCCGCTTACAACCAATCTCTTCCATCAAGCAATCAATATGAGATACCAAAGTATTTTGCCAAACATGCcagttaaaattgatttatgtgGGAGACTGCATTACCAAACAACATAAACAACACAAGgataaatgtaaaaattgacTTCATGAGCATAAAATTTACATAACCTAACATCATATCTTGTAAGAACATAtacctaaaatttaaataacctAAAATTTACATAGTTAATGGAATATTCTGAGTGGTGATTATCTTGTAACTTCACAACCTGAGACAGAAAACTCCCTTGTCAACAAAGCAGTTTCTATTAGGGCAGGGGTGCCACTACTTGGTGTTGCCCTTGTTGACCGATAAGAAGTGAGTGGAAGGAATACTAGGCATTATTGAGACAAGGTCAATAATGCCATTCACCTgagtcaagactcaagattcctTAACGATAAGTACATAGCATGATGCCATTCATCCATGTATTAAAGTTCAATAATTGACCTTGGTAGTGCACATGGCAAGGACAAGGGGAACAATCCACAGCAAATGGTGccatttttcttaaatagaaaaataggCACTGAAGAAAAAGTCTGGCATATATAATATGATAGTGTTTTTCTGCCTGAGTGAGGCCAAACCATAACTCAAACTTCTAGAGGGAAATGACCCCAACAGTGTGTCATTCATCATGTGCAAGGACAATTGCACCAGACAATTTTGACTGTGCAAATAATGGAGGAGTTGCACCCTTGGTGGGTCTATATTTGAAACTAGTACCTTTCTTAATATTGAGCCATGGATTTTGTCCcctaataaaacttttcttttggTATTTGATTACCAACGGTGAAATTGGTCATCAGGATCTGACAGTGGACACATAGGGACTGTAATAGTTGGCTCGTGCATGTTGTAGGTTTAATTTTATGCATATATATTTGCCTACTAGGGACTGCTTTTGGTTCACAGTAAGAGTTTGTAATATTATTGTATTGTAGTAGTAGCCATGGGGACTTTCAATCACTATGTGATTGTTAAGTTCAAGGATGGTGCGGTTGTTGATGAACTCATTCAAGGGTTGGAGAAGATGGTCTCTAGGATTGACCATGTCAAGTCCTTTGAATGGTATAAAACTATATATCATCAGTTTACTTTGGTTCAAGATAGTTATGATTCTTATTTCCATTAACACATACTTTTATGCATTTATCTTATGGGTGAATGGTTCTGTGTGATCCATATAGCCTACATCACCTGGTCaaataaggctttgttgttgtttttgttgtagtAGTATCTAACTGGTCAATGGCCACCTTCTAGATttagtatataattaaaaagcacaaccaAATAAAGGCTGTATAATCTTTCAACTTTTAGACTATTTTGGGTATCTATAGAATTTCCAGTAATTTTATTTAGCTTTTTAGCAATTAGTACACACAATTTTGATGTACTTAACTATATATTTGTATGGCAGGGGAAAAGACATTGAAAGTCATGATATGCTAAGACAAGGTTTCATTCATGTTTTCTTGATGGCATTCAATGGGAAGGAGGAGTTCAATGCATTTCAGACTCACCCGAATCACCTTGAGTTTACCGAAGTATTTTCACCTGCTATTGAGAAGATTGTGGTGTTGGATTTCCCATCTAACCTTGTCAAAGCACCAGCATGATCCTCAACTTATTCAAGCAAATAAAATTTTCCATCTTTAAAGTGCATGCATGTGTGTGCATCTGCTATTTGCAGTCTGTTATGGTTGTTCCTAGCTACTTCCTACAACCTCTTATGCAACTTCAACTTGATAAATAAGCtctttttttcctaattaatgGAAAGTTCTAGCATTGGGATTTGTTAATACTAATTCTCTAATTTCTCTCCATGTTTCTACTACCATATGATATGTTCCAACACATTTTATAGGTCTCCAATCTCcatatcacacacacacacaagtaaCAAAAGATGAAAACAAGCACTCTTCTACTCTGATGAATGTGAACAACAAAAGGTATTTGGTTATAGAGGAGGGATTGTCAGTATCAATACAGAGTTTGAATATATCATCACATTCATGGATAGgagagttaaaaattaaaactaatggtTTAAAGCATCAAAATAACTAATATCAATgcagttttcataaaactcGAGTCTTCATAGATAtataatgacaagaaaatattattaccaTTTACCAGACCAGAAATCACACATTTCTGCTCTAAAATAAGTTTCCGAAGTGAGCATACCTTTGCTACTGTCTCTCCTAGAATTCCTGAAATTGCAAAGTGGTTTTGAATCACACGAAAAGAAGGATCCTTTAGTCCTCTTGCTACAGCCTGTTTGAATGCCAAACACAGAAAATTATACAATCATATATAAATCCACTATTAAGCCATCCATGTCACATTTATCCGAAGTTAATACTAGGAAAAAGGTTGCATAATGATGTCAAGCAATTGTAAGGAAGTGATAGGGAAAGCAATAAAGAGAGGTCTATATATCATTCACTAAGACTATTTAGGTGGACTAAACTACTCACAGAGAAACCTAACTGAACAACATTCCCAACCACGTACCTCAACGGAATGTATCTTCGAGTAAGTGATGAAGAGGATGCTTAGAAGTGTTTTCAAAAGTCCAAGATGCTGacaatctgaaaaaaaaaaaaaaaaaaaaaaaaaaaaaagcagccaCATACCTCAACGAAAGTATAAGGAATGCTCAGAATTAGAAAAGATTAAGCAACCATGTACTTGAATCTCGTGGCAGTAATGATGAACCCCAACTCGCAGACGAGGAGACACCAAACGACCTGGGGTGATGAGGAGACAACGGTGACGGGTTGCAAAATGCACTGTTGTGGAGGAGGGAGAAAGTGGTGAGGGAGAAAGGGTTTGCAAAACTGAATGCACAAAGGGAAAAGAATTTCgtgttttaatttatgaataacacaacatcggttttcttgaaaaaaccgatgttaacgttataaacttaacatcgattttcatgaaaccgatgttaacaaattaatgttaacattgggttttttcaagaaaactgttgttaacatcaactagttaacatcgattttttcaaaACCAATGTCAATTAACTGAATTTATTACCATCATGCTCTTGTTAACaccggttttttgaaaaactgatgttaacctattgtgttaacatcggtttttcaaaaatccgatgttaataaaatctcattatttACCATTTTGCCACCGCATTTTTGTTAAACATCGGTTttatcaaaaaccgatgttaacttagcgatgttgaaagtattttttctagtagtggttGGCACAATCAGGGGGATCAAAGTACTActtattttcacaaaatttcagTTTTGCGTAAAAGGTAGATGTTTTCCTTGACAAATCCAAAGACATGGAACATAAGGTCTTATCTTCTTTTTCTCAGATTTATGCATCTGATAATTGTTGTTTGCCCAAggatcttatttaaaaaatgattccaTCTCTAATCACTGGTGAAGACAATGCTTTACTAACCAATTTGCGTACTCTTTTAGAGTGAAGAATGTGGTTTTTGATATGAATGACAATGGAGCATGTAATATCCTAAATTACTATTATGgaattactatttatttttattatctacgaatattatttaaaacttgATTATAAAATAACCCTTAATATGTGAGGATATTTGTTCTCTTTTTACTTTAAAACATCATTGCTCTTAACTTTAGAAAAGAACCATCCTCATTAATTTATCATCATTTTGAAAGcaccttttttgcaaaatatccTCTTAGTAAAACAATTTAGTTCATAAAGCATTAGGTATACAATGAATTATTAAGACACTTTAAAgctctattattaaaaaatcctCAATTCTACCTTGGAAAAATTTTATTACACCAAAAAGAATATACTCTTAAATCATGGAAATCAATAATTATACATTTCATGAGTCACATATAGAGAAACAATACATCATAATAATGAAACCCTGGTCTATCCCCCTTTTTCATACAAGGGAAAAGTTAGAACTCAGAGCAATGACTCAATCTATAACAATGAAATAAAACCTATCCCGACTGAAA of Glycine soja cultivar W05 chromosome 1, ASM419377v2, whole genome shotgun sequence contains these proteins:
- the LOC114404663 gene encoding stress-response A/B barrel domain-containing protein At5g22580-like gives rise to the protein MGTFNHYVIVKFKDGAVVDELIQGLEKMVSRIDHVKSFEWGKDIESHDMLRQGFIHVFLMAFNGKEEFNAFQTHPNHLEFTEVFSPAIEKIVVLDFPSNLVKAPA